The Humulus lupulus chromosome 3, drHumLupu1.1, whole genome shotgun sequence genome window below encodes:
- the LOC133822049 gene encoding nucleobase-ascorbate transporter 7, which translates to MAGGGGGGAAPPPKQEELQPHPVRDQLPNISFCITSPPPWPEAILLGFQHYLVMLGTTVLIPASLVPQMGGGNEEKAKMIQTILFVAGLNTLFQTLFGTRLPAVIGASYSYVPTTISIILAGRYSDILNPQEKFERIMRGTQGALIVASTLQIVVGFSGLWRNVARFLSPLSAVPLVALSGFGLYEFGFPVLAKCVEIGLPQLILLLLFSQYIPHMIRGERPVFDRFAVIFSVAIVWVYAHLLTVGGAYKNTGPKTQISCRTDRSGIIGAAPWIRVPYPFQWGAPTFDAGEAFAMMAASFVALVESTGVFIAVSRYASATPLPPSVLSRGIGWQGVGILFSGIFGTGNGPSVSVENAGLLALTRVGSRRVVQISAGFMIFFSILGKFGAVFASIPAPIIAALYCLFFAYVGSAGLSLLQFCNLNSFRTKFILGFSFFMGLSIPQYFNEYTVVNGFGPVHTGARWFNDMINVPFSSEPFVAGVLAIFLDVTLLKKDSATKKDRGMPWWDRFRSFKTDTRTEEFYSLPFNLNKFFPSV; encoded by the exons AGCTTCAGCCTCATCCGGTCAGAGATCAGTTACCAAATATCTCATTCTGCATTACCAGTCCTCCTCCATGGC CTGAAGCTATCCTACTTGGTTTCCAACATTACCTGGTAATGCTTGGCACAACGGTTCTCATTCCGGCCTCTTTGGTGCCCCAAATGGGAGGAGGAAAC GAAGAGAAAGCAAAGATGATTCAAACGATACTGTTTGTTGCTGGTTTAAACACGTTGTTTCAAACATTGTTTGGAACTCGTTTGCCTGCTGTCATTGGAGCTTCTTATAGCTATGTGCCAACGACCATTTCGATTATCTTGGCAGGCCGATACAGCGACATCTTGAACCCTCAGGAG AAATTTGAAAGGATAATGCGTGGTACTCAGGGTGCCCTCATCGTCGCCTCAACTCTCCAGATTGTTGTCGGTTTCAGTGGCCTTTGGCGTAATGTGGCAAG GTTCTTGAGTCCATTGTCTGCTGTTCCTTTGGTAGCTCTATCAGGCTTTGGTTTATATGAGTTTGGTTTTCCTGTG CTTGCAAAATGTGTGGAGATCGGGCTGCCTCAACTCATCCTTCTACTGTTATTTTCACAA TACATACCACATATGATACGTGGGGAGAGACCCGTGTTTGATCGGTTCGCTGTCATATTTTCTGTGGCAATTGTCTGGGTTTATGCTCATCTACTCACTGTGGGCGGAGCATATAAGAACACCGGACCTAAAACTCAAATTAGCTGTCGAACTGACCGTTCTGGCATTATTGGTGCTGCCCCATG GATAAGAGTTCCATATCCCTTTCAATGGGGAGCCCCCACTTTTGATGCTGGAGAAGCTTTTGCTATGATGGCTGCTTCATTTGTTGCACTAGTAGAg TCCACTGGTGTATTCATTGCTGTGTCAAGGTATGCGAGCGCGACTCCATTGCCACCTTCTGTACTTAGCCGTGGAATTGGTTGGCAG GGGGTTGGCATTCTCTTCTCTGGTATTTTTGGAACTGGAAATGGCCCATCAGTATCCGT TGAAAATGCCGGTCTGTTGGCATTGACACGCGTTGGTAGCCGAAGAGTTGTTCAGATTTCAGCTGGATTCATGATCTTCTTTTCTATACTCG GAAAATTTGGAGCAGTCTTTGCCTCAATTCCAGCACCTATAATTGCAGCATTATACTGTCTTTTCTTTGCCTATGTTG GCTCTGCAGGTCTCAGCTTGCTTCAATTTTGCAATCTAAACAGTTTCAGAACCAAGTTTATTCTTGGCTTCTCATTCTTCATGGGCTTGTCAATCCCGCAATACTTCAACGAGTACACCGTGGTGAACGGTTTTGGTCCAGTCCACACTGGAGCAAGATGG TTCAACGACATGATCAACGTCCCCTTCTCATCCGAGCCCTTTGTCGCGGGCGTGTTGGCGATTTTCCTTGATGTCACCTTGCTTAAGAAAGACAGTGCAACAAAAAAAGATAGAGGCATGCCTTGGTGGGACAGATTCAGGTCATTCAAGACAGATACGAGAACTGAGGAGTTTTATTCATTGCCTTTCAATCTCAACAAGTTCTTCCCCTcagtgtga